The Sulfuriferula thiophila genome window below encodes:
- a CDS encoding putative bifunctional diguanylate cyclase/phosphodiesterase produces MLVLALGISLSSLIYINGHAVLDVNNHLVENNLPRLISISKLRNAIFAQKPILYEYYATTDRDKFLHDYETQQREIEAGLRTIYIHTDDKTLLPQLEIAVEHLSQHAARLDQTLNTSPIDWDNARQILANVTITESKISPIVDELVSLNRKNVLENGNLAQSKTRLMIQMVIGFSVVIFLIAILIGYYVNAYIAESAERRRLAMFPERNPSPVLRINWDGTIAYANPATTRLLAELDLLSANQLLPDNFAARLTELKTSGQEGLQLEYTKHNRILDCFIHILTDLHSFHIYIADITERKRAEENLVYQAYHDELTGLPNRRMFSEHLHEAIQLTNGESTVAVALLRLDRIKRVLESQGYEASDNLLHTIALRLNALLHENRDLVRGATLFRFEGATFGLLLPEMSNPHQLQLLGEKLLMSMHEPLHVNNQEFFFTLSIGASIFPADGNNTESLIRNAEAAVNRVNTLGGNAFQYYTQDMNDKAERWLDLENGLRRALERNELALHYQPQVAIANNRILGVEALLRWRRDGQASISPAEFIPLAEESGLIIPIGEWVLRTACAQVKRWHDAGFSDMIMAVNISARQFQHPEFTELVAATIKETGINPHYLELEITESVAMHDAEKTIATLNNLRALNLQLSIDDFGTGYSSLSYLKRFPINKLKVDQSFVRNMTTDANDASITKSVILLGQSLNLSVIAEGVETAEQLSMLKQQGCDEIQGYYFSRPVPENELELLLRSNPERTIVR; encoded by the coding sequence TTGCTTGTTCTCGCGCTGGGTATAAGCTTATCCAGCCTGATCTACATCAATGGGCATGCCGTATTAGACGTTAACAATCATTTAGTCGAAAATAATCTACCCAGACTCATCAGCATTTCCAAGTTACGCAACGCTATCTTCGCGCAAAAGCCTATCCTTTATGAGTATTACGCCACCACCGACCGCGACAAATTTCTCCATGACTATGAAACCCAGCAACGCGAAATTGAAGCCGGCTTACGGACCATTTACATCCATACAGACGATAAAACATTACTACCCCAACTCGAAATTGCAGTTGAACATCTCTCACAGCATGCAGCAAGGCTAGATCAGACGCTCAACACCTCACCGATAGACTGGGACAATGCTCGTCAAATTTTGGCTAATGTAACCATAACAGAAAGTAAAATCTCACCGATAGTAGATGAATTAGTCAGCCTAAACCGTAAAAACGTATTGGAAAACGGCAACTTAGCACAATCCAAAACCCGACTAATGATACAAATGGTCATAGGATTCAGTGTTGTCATTTTCCTTATCGCCATTCTGATTGGCTATTACGTCAATGCGTATATAGCTGAAAGTGCCGAGCGTCGGCGCCTCGCCATGTTCCCGGAACGCAACCCAAGCCCGGTGTTACGCATAAACTGGGACGGCACAATCGCTTACGCCAATCCAGCCACAACCAGGCTACTGGCAGAACTTGATTTGTTAAGCGCGAATCAGTTGTTACCGGATAATTTTGCAGCGCGTTTAACAGAACTAAAAACCAGCGGCCAGGAAGGCCTGCAACTGGAATACACCAAACACAACCGCATCCTTGACTGTTTTATTCATATCCTGACTGATTTACACAGCTTTCACATCTACATTGCAGATATTACCGAGCGCAAACGTGCCGAAGAAAACCTGGTATATCAGGCTTATCATGATGAACTAACCGGCCTGCCAAATCGCCGCATGTTCAGCGAACACCTGCATGAAGCAATCCAGCTGACCAATGGTGAAAGCACGGTGGCAGTTGCCTTACTGCGACTGGACCGGATCAAGCGCGTCCTTGAAAGCCAGGGTTATGAAGCCAGTGATAACCTGCTGCATACCATTGCGTTACGTTTGAATGCCCTGCTGCATGAAAATCGCGATCTGGTTCGCGGCGCAACGCTATTCCGCTTTGAAGGCGCAACCTTCGGCTTGTTACTTCCGGAAATGAGCAATCCACACCAACTGCAGTTGCTTGGGGAAAAACTGCTGATGAGCATGCATGAACCCTTACACGTCAACAATCAGGAATTCTTCTTTACACTCAGCATTGGTGCCAGCATTTTTCCGGCAGATGGCAATAACACGGAAAGCCTGATCAGAAATGCGGAAGCGGCTGTCAATCGCGTCAATACGCTAGGCGGCAACGCTTTCCAATACTACACCCAGGACATGAACGACAAAGCCGAACGCTGGCTGGATCTGGAAAACGGACTGCGACGCGCATTAGAGCGAAATGAACTGGCATTGCATTATCAACCCCAGGTGGCGATCGCAAACAACAGAATTTTGGGCGTAGAAGCCCTGTTACGCTGGCGCCGCGATGGGCAAGCATCCATTTCTCCAGCAGAATTTATCCCGCTGGCTGAAGAATCCGGCCTGATTATCCCCATTGGAGAGTGGGTGTTACGCACCGCCTGTGCACAGGTAAAGCGCTGGCACGATGCCGGTTTCAGCGACATGATCATGGCCGTCAATATCTCGGCACGCCAGTTCCAGCATCCGGAGTTTACCGAGCTTGTTGCCGCGACCATCAAAGAAACGGGAATTAACCCGCACTACCTGGAACTGGAAATCACCGAAAGCGTGGCCATGCACGATGCCGAAAAAACCATCGCCACCCTGAATAACCTGCGCGCCCTAAATCTGCAGCTATCCATAGATGATTTCGGCACCGGCTATTCTTCACTCAGCTATCTGAAACGCTTCCCTATCAACAAGCTCAAGGTAGACCAATCCTTCGTCCGCAACATGACCACCGACGCCAATGATGCGTCCATTACCAAATCCGTGATACTGCTCGGACAAAGCCTGAACCTGAGTGTGATTGCAGAAGGCGTGGAAACAGCAGAACAGCTGTCCATGCTGAAACAGCAAGGCTGCGATGAAATCCAGGGTTACTATTTCAGCAGACCTGTACCTGAAAATGAGCTTGAACTGTTGCTACGCAGCAATCCGGAACGGACTATCGTGCGTTAG
- a CDS encoding pyridoxamine 5'-phosphate oxidase family protein has protein sequence MGQKYTEISENLAKFIAEQKIFFVGTATADSSVNVSPKGMDSLRVIDKNRVVWLNVTGSGNETAAHVQHNPRMTLMFCDFVGAPMILRLYGKARAIHHKDPEWDALFALFDPLPGARQIFDLTVELVQTSCGMAVPYYNYVGEREQLKNWALKKGRSGLMQYWKDKNQTSLDGIPSGIVEKNS, from the coding sequence ATGGGACAGAAATATACGGAAATTTCTGAAAATCTGGCGAAATTCATCGCCGAGCAGAAGATATTCTTTGTTGGCACCGCGACGGCTGACAGCAGTGTCAACGTCTCGCCCAAGGGCATGGATTCCTTGCGTGTTATCGATAAAAATCGCGTCGTCTGGCTCAACGTCACCGGCAGCGGCAATGAAACTGCCGCGCACGTGCAGCATAATCCACGCATGACCCTGATGTTCTGTGATTTTGTCGGTGCACCGATGATTTTGCGCCTGTATGGTAAAGCCAGAGCTATCCATCACAAAGATCCCGAATGGGATGCGCTGTTCGCGTTGTTCGATCCGCTACCCGGCGCTCGGCAGATTTTCGACCTGACGGTAGAGTTGGTGCAGACCTCATGCGGCATGGCGGTGCCTTATTACAACTATGTCGGTGAGCGTGAGCAGTTAAAAAACTGGGCGCTTAAAAAAGGCAGGTCAGGACTGATGCAATATTGGAAAGACAAGAACCAGACCAGCCTGGATGGGATTCCAAGCGGAATCGTAGAAAAAAATAGTTAA
- the amrB gene encoding AmmeMemoRadiSam system protein B — protein sequence MHQIRQPAVAGTFYPGTASTLKHDVTTLLAAAKTAPLGKLPKAIIVPHAGYIYSGATAAAAYARLSAGRGQITRVVLLGPVHRVPVRGLALPGAEAFATPLGNIPVDQSAVTLLSTMPQVVTSTAAHAGEHSLEVQLPFLQSVLGDFSLIPLAVGDATPEEIAEVLDALWGGPETLIVISSDLSHFLPYATACAVDQQTAQRILELHGPLTHEQACGGTPINGLLLAASRHHLQPLLLDLCNSGDTAGDKNRVVGYASFAFMEASDHAN from the coding sequence ATGCATCAGATTCGCCAACCCGCCGTCGCCGGTACATTCTATCCGGGCACCGCAAGCACATTGAAACATGACGTCACCACCTTACTGGCAGCGGCCAAAACAGCCCCCCTCGGCAAACTGCCCAAGGCCATTATTGTGCCGCATGCCGGCTATATCTATTCCGGCGCCACCGCCGCTGCAGCCTATGCGCGCTTAAGCGCAGGACGTGGCCAGATCACACGCGTCGTGTTGCTGGGCCCGGTACACCGCGTACCGGTACGCGGTCTGGCGCTGCCCGGCGCTGAAGCATTTGCCACACCGTTGGGCAATATTCCTGTTGACCAGAGCGCGGTGACCTTACTGAGCACCATGCCGCAAGTCGTCACCAGCACTGCAGCCCACGCCGGGGAGCATTCGCTGGAAGTACAGTTACCCTTCCTGCAGTCAGTATTAGGTGATTTTAGCCTGATTCCCCTGGCGGTTGGTGACGCTACCCCTGAGGAAATTGCCGAAGTGCTGGATGCGCTATGGGGCGGCCCGGAGACCTTAATCGTGATCAGCTCTGACCTGTCGCATTTCCTGCCCTATGCGACCGCATGCGCCGTCGATCAGCAGACCGCGCAACGCATACTGGAACTGCACGGACCGCTGACTCATGAACAAGCCTGTGGCGGCACGCCCATCAATGGCCTGTTGCTGGCCGCCAGTCGCCATCATCTGCAACCCTTATTGCTGGACTTGTGCAACTCGGGCGACACTGCCGGCGACAAAAACCGCGTAGTTGGCTATGCATCCTTTGCCTTTATGGAGGCATCAGACCATGCCAACTAA
- a CDS encoding DUF4870 family protein: MDNVTLTDNEKSAKSLTTIIYALYAAAFLFGISAIAAIMMNYIKRDDVVGTFLESHFRWQIRTFWFGLLWGIIGGITTLILVGWLILFVNTLWIIYRIVKGWLNLNDNKPMNIA, translated from the coding sequence ATGGACAATGTGACATTGACGGATAACGAAAAATCCGCCAAAAGCCTGACCACGATTATTTATGCCCTGTACGCTGCAGCATTTTTGTTTGGTATATCTGCCATTGCAGCGATCATGATGAATTACATCAAACGGGATGATGTGGTCGGGACTTTTCTGGAAAGCCATTTCCGCTGGCAAATACGTACCTTCTGGTTCGGTTTGCTGTGGGGCATCATCGGCGGTATTACTACGCTGATTCTGGTCGGCTGGCTGATCTTGTTCGTCAATACCTTGTGGATTATTTACCGCATCGTAAAAGGCTGGCTGAATCTGAATGACAACAAACCCATGAATATAGCTTAG
- a CDS encoding DUF4166 domain-containing protein, protein METQSLMQLALGAEWEQLPPALKAHYQVATNTDLGELDIEYPDLMQPGLNVLRLLGVLINRRGKSIVTTVEKYMDGNIQRWKRTIGFSDGTAIQFNSHWVHAGGNELIEFVSPVLGLKMAVNVYENKLHYEGRYYVVKLGSLLLPVPEWLLLGHTTIVETAVDADSFTMDFRLVHPVFGQLYRYAGRFTTE, encoded by the coding sequence ATGGAAACGCAATCGTTGATGCAATTGGCACTCGGTGCAGAATGGGAACAACTACCGCCTGCGTTGAAGGCTCATTACCAAGTAGCCACTAACACTGATCTTGGTGAGTTGGATATCGAATATCCTGATTTGATGCAACCCGGCCTGAATGTTCTGCGCTTGCTGGGTGTGTTGATTAATCGGCGCGGTAAGTCGATTGTAACAACGGTCGAAAAATACATGGATGGCAATATTCAGCGCTGGAAACGTACTATAGGGTTTTCGGATGGCACTGCAATCCAGTTCAACAGTCACTGGGTTCATGCTGGCGGGAATGAATTGATTGAGTTTGTCAGCCCTGTACTTGGTTTGAAAATGGCAGTGAATGTATATGAAAACAAACTGCATTATGAGGGTCGATATTACGTAGTTAAATTAGGAAGCTTGCTGCTGCCAGTCCCGGAATGGCTGCTGTTGGGACATACCACGATAGTGGAAACGGCAGTGGATGCTGATAGTTTTACGATGGATTTTCGGCTGGTGCATCCAGTGTTCGGTCAGCTTTATCGTTATGCTGGCAGATTTACGACTGAATAA
- the amrA gene encoding AmmeMemoRadiSam system protein A, translating into MPTNDGQILLPIARAAIAHQFGDTHPAKEDESWLQEHRACFVTLTQHAQLRGCIGTLEAHRSLLHDVKANAQAAAFHDPRFAPLTKAELDYTEVEVSLLSTMQDMVFVSEDDALAQLRPEVDGILFEYGRYRSTFLPQVWEQLPDPVEFMAHLKRKAGLDPRFWDTDVRLYRYTVSKWKESDLEIASK; encoded by the coding sequence ATGCCAACTAACGATGGTCAGATTTTATTGCCGATTGCTCGCGCAGCCATCGCGCACCAATTCGGAGACACCCATCCAGCCAAAGAGGATGAGAGCTGGTTGCAGGAACACAGAGCCTGCTTCGTCACGCTCACCCAGCACGCGCAGTTGCGTGGCTGCATCGGCACACTGGAGGCACATCGTTCACTGCTGCATGATGTTAAAGCCAACGCTCAGGCGGCCGCATTTCACGATCCGCGATTTGCTCCTTTGACAAAAGCTGAGCTCGACTATACTGAAGTAGAAGTATCACTGTTATCGACCATGCAGGACATGGTCTTTGTCAGCGAAGACGATGCGCTGGCGCAATTACGACCGGAAGTTGACGGCATACTGTTTGAATACGGCCGCTACCGCAGCACGTTTTTACCGCAGGTATGGGAACAATTACCCGACCCCGTCGAATTCATGGCGCACCTGAAGCGCAAAGCCGGACTCGATCCGCGCTTCTGGGATACCGATGTCAGACTGTATCGCTACACCGTGAGCAAATGGAAAGAAAGCGACCTGGAGATAGCAAGCAAATGA
- a CDS encoding host attachment protein, whose product MTTTWILIANASFARLYANHGIKKGLELIKEFNHPESREKSAELVSDRPGHNKSQGNGHGSFVPASLPKHLEAGKFAHELAQILEHGRTSNIFDRVILVASAPFIGLLNNQFSTHVRNLITDTIEKDYTKFAPQELTGRLSHCIYL is encoded by the coding sequence ATGACCACAACCTGGATTTTAATCGCCAACGCCAGTTTTGCTCGTTTATATGCAAATCACGGTATCAAAAAAGGTCTGGAACTCATCAAGGAATTCAATCATCCGGAAAGTCGAGAGAAAAGCGCGGAACTGGTATCGGATCGCCCCGGCCACAACAAGAGTCAGGGTAATGGCCACGGCTCATTCGTTCCCGCCTCTCTGCCCAAACACCTTGAAGCTGGAAAGTTCGCACATGAATTGGCACAGATTCTGGAACATGGGCGCACCAGCAACATTTTCGACCGGGTGATTCTGGTCGCTTCCGCACCGTTCATCGGGCTATTGAACAACCAGTTCAGCACCCATGTGCGCAACCTGATCACCGACACCATAGAAAAAGACTACACCAAATTTGCCCCGCAGGAATTAACCGGGCGCCTGTCGCATTGCATTTATTTATAA
- a CDS encoding NAD-dependent epimerase/dehydratase family protein, with protein MKILLTGASGFIGKHIGLALTPAGHEVVPVARAYGLDFSSMLTPTDWLPHLQGVDAVINCVGIIAETREQRFVTLHTAAPIALFHACVQAGVSRVVQISALGADEHAFTPYQLSKKTADDVLRGLPLQWFVLQPSLVYGQGGKSVRMFQRMAMLPVIPQIGDGKQLVQPVHISDVVATVLLCLQAIPAQRTLDVVGAYPLYFINWLQLLRKAQGKPPAPTMPIPLTLVMALTHIAKIMLPMLQPDNIRMLQQGNAADVQPLAEFLGRMPLAVDGVKI; from the coding sequence ATGAAAATTTTGCTTACTGGTGCAAGCGGATTCATTGGCAAGCATATCGGGTTGGCGTTAACCCCGGCGGGGCATGAGGTTGTTCCGGTAGCGCGTGCGTATGGTTTGGATTTCAGTAGTATGCTGACCCCCACTGATTGGCTGCCGCATTTGCAAGGCGTTGATGCCGTTATTAACTGCGTGGGCATTATTGCTGAAACGCGTGAGCAGCGCTTTGTCACCCTTCACACGGCGGCTCCTATCGCCCTGTTTCATGCCTGTGTTCAAGCTGGAGTATCACGAGTTGTGCAAATTTCTGCGCTGGGTGCTGATGAGCATGCATTTACGCCCTATCAGTTAAGTAAAAAGACGGCTGATGATGTGTTACGTGGTTTGCCGCTGCAGTGGTTCGTGTTGCAGCCATCGCTGGTGTATGGGCAAGGTGGCAAGAGTGTGCGGATGTTTCAGCGCATGGCGATGTTGCCAGTAATTCCACAGATTGGCGATGGTAAGCAGCTTGTTCAACCAGTGCATATCAGTGATGTGGTGGCCACGGTGTTGCTGTGCCTGCAGGCTATTCCTGCACAACGCACGCTGGATGTGGTTGGAGCATACCCATTGTATTTCATAAACTGGCTGCAACTACTGCGTAAGGCGCAAGGAAAACCACCTGCGCCGACTATGCCGATTCCGCTAACGCTGGTAATGGCGCTGACTCATATAGCGAAAATCATGTTACCTATGTTGCAGCCGGACAATATCCGCATGTTGCAACAGGGGAATGCGGCAGATGTACAGCCATTGGCAGAATTTTTGGGGCGGATGCCGTTAGCGGTTGATGGGGTGAAAATATGA
- the thpR gene encoding RNA 2',3'-cyclic phosphodiesterase gives MLPVAEGKARPQTVRLFFALWPDAVMRSALDQLGKQMHEQCGGRRTRAEAIHITLAFLGEVAVTRIAELQALAAQLQGDAFDFELSHSGWWRQNHIAWVAPQTVPQALITLVSELQRQLKVAGFEVDMRAYVPHVTLLRKAYCPRPLPEMAAITWKVRDFVLVQSVMTEQGSAYEIIGRWSLAYK, from the coding sequence ATGCTGCCTGTGGCAGAGGGTAAAGCCAGGCCTCAAACAGTGCGGCTGTTCTTTGCGCTATGGCCGGATGCGGTCATGCGTTCGGCCCTCGATCAGTTGGGTAAACAAATGCACGAGCAGTGCGGCGGGCGGCGTACCCGTGCCGAGGCTATCCATATCACCCTGGCGTTTCTGGGAGAGGTGGCCGTGACGCGCATTGCCGAGTTGCAAGCATTGGCAGCACAGTTGCAGGGTGATGCGTTTGATTTTGAGCTGTCGCATTCGGGTTGGTGGCGGCAAAATCACATTGCCTGGGTCGCTCCGCAAACGGTTCCGCAGGCATTGATCACTCTGGTCAGTGAATTGCAGCGCCAGTTAAAAGTCGCCGGATTCGAGGTGGATATGCGGGCGTATGTGCCGCATGTGACTTTGTTGCGGAAAGCGTATTGTCCGCGCCCATTGCCGGAGATGGCAGCAATTACCTGGAAAGTGCGGGATTTTGTACTGGTGCAGTCTGTCATGACTGAGCAAGGATCGGCCTATGAAATCATAGGCCGATGGTCGCTAGCTTATAAATAA
- the amrS gene encoding AmmeMemoRadiSam system radical SAM enzyme, giving the protein MIATAHHPGKYWHAIDDGRIQCDLCPRDCKLNEGQRGACFVRMREGDQIVLTTYGRSSGFCIDPIEKKPLNHFYPGSSVLSFGTAGCNLACKFCQNWDISKSKDMDKLMNQAAPEIIAIAAEQNGCKSVAFTYNDPVIFAEYAMDTADACHARGIKTVAVTAGYMHDAARRDFYSKIDAANVDLKAFTEDFYFKLTGSQLQPVLDTLVYLKHETNVWFEITTLLIPGKNDSDEEITAMCQWIMLQLGPDVPLHFSAFHPDYKMPDIPQTPTTTLIRARNIALRAGLHYVYTGNVHHIEGDTTFCPDCHTPLIVRDWYHIDEYQLTADGHCPDCNSLIAGRFDAKPGNFGRQRIPIAINRVRT; this is encoded by the coding sequence ATGATTGCAACGGCTCATCACCCCGGTAAATACTGGCACGCCATCGACGATGGACGTATTCAGTGCGACCTGTGCCCGCGTGACTGCAAACTGAATGAAGGTCAGCGCGGCGCCTGTTTTGTGCGTATGCGTGAAGGCGACCAGATCGTACTCACCACCTATGGGCGCTCATCCGGCTTCTGCATCGATCCAATTGAGAAAAAGCCGCTCAATCATTTCTATCCCGGCAGCAGTGTGCTGTCATTTGGTACTGCCGGCTGCAATCTCGCGTGCAAATTCTGCCAGAACTGGGACATCAGCAAATCCAAGGACATGGACAAGCTAATGAATCAGGCTGCGCCCGAAATCATCGCTATCGCCGCTGAACAGAACGGCTGCAAGAGCGTGGCATTCACCTACAACGATCCGGTGATTTTCGCCGAATACGCCATGGACACCGCCGATGCCTGCCACGCCCGCGGCATCAAGACTGTCGCGGTAACAGCCGGCTATATGCACGATGCCGCGCGGCGTGATTTCTACAGCAAGATCGATGCAGCCAATGTCGACCTCAAGGCATTTACCGAGGATTTCTATTTCAAACTCACCGGCTCGCAACTGCAACCGGTGCTGGATACGCTGGTTTACCTTAAACACGAGACCAATGTCTGGTTCGAGATCACCACCCTGCTCATCCCTGGCAAAAACGATTCCGACGAAGAAATTACTGCGATGTGCCAGTGGATCATGCTGCAACTTGGCCCGGATGTACCGCTGCATTTTTCCGCGTTTCATCCCGATTACAAAATGCCGGATATTCCACAGACACCGACCACTACCTTGATACGGGCGCGCAATATCGCCTTGCGGGCTGGGCTGCATTACGTCTACACCGGCAATGTGCATCACATTGAGGGCGACACCACTTTTTGCCCAGACTGCCATACGCCGCTCATCGTGCGTGACTGGTATCACATCGACGAATACCAACTGACCGCAGATGGCCACTGCCCCGATTGCAACAGCCTGATCGCAGGCAGGTTTGACGCCAAACCCGGCAATTTCGGCCGGCAGCGTATCCCGATTGCGATCAACCGGGTGCGTACGTAA
- a CDS encoding thiol-disulfide oxidoreductase DCC family protein: MNLPPHISADDKVVLYDGVCKLCNGWSQFLIKHDKNGIFKLCSVQSSEGADILLWFGFPTSSFDTMLYVEGCRIYTQSDAFLQIVSQLPKPWCYMSLVRIVPRPVRNWFYDRIALNRYWLFGRYDQCLLPNPEQHNRFLDRH, from the coding sequence ATGAACTTGCCACCCCATATCAGTGCTGATGACAAAGTGGTTTTATATGATGGCGTTTGCAAGTTATGTAATGGTTGGAGTCAGTTTCTTATCAAGCATGATAAGAACGGAATCTTCAAGCTGTGCAGTGTGCAGTCATCAGAGGGGGCGGATATATTGCTATGGTTTGGATTCCCTACCAGTTCGTTTGATACTATGCTCTACGTTGAAGGTTGCCGCATTTACACGCAAAGTGATGCGTTCTTGCAGATCGTCAGTCAGTTGCCGAAACCTTGGTGCTACATGAGTCTAGTGAGAATCGTTCCGAGACCAGTCCGAAACTGGTTTTATGACCGCATTGCGCTCAATCGTTACTGGCTGTTTGGGCGATACGATCAGTGTTTGCTGCCAAACCCGGAACAGCATAATAGGTTTCTTGATCGTCATTAG
- a CDS encoding AraC family transcriptional regulator yields MHALAILLTGFSIFSALTIALTHFRRVNYAEQIIAQWLGVGLLFALASLQLVHFSYLQYGSDLIHLPFYRAMLFTVAPIFYLYSKPLLQAQIAYRPYQLLHGTPVLIAPFLTYQIALPLAFAVGAGYLVLLARSVYALRENRSRFRVELAMLGMVFLIAVIVLFLGLILPLLDEKMFFMLYASAIGCAFLLVSLALNFTPQLSTEVKEAARETYAVSTLANVDCNEALSKLAALMERERLFESPDIDLPTLATHMALTNHQLSELINGQLGKGFSRYIREYRIEAAKKMLLTELSASILSVGLSVGFTSQSNFYDAFRDITGMTPGHFRKINAKFFPK; encoded by the coding sequence ATGCATGCTCTCGCCATACTGCTGACAGGTTTTTCCATTTTCAGTGCCTTGACTATTGCTCTGACGCATTTTCGCAGGGTTAATTATGCTGAACAGATAATTGCGCAATGGCTGGGTGTCGGTTTGTTATTTGCATTGGCTAGTTTGCAACTGGTGCATTTCAGTTATTTGCAATACGGTTCTGATTTGATTCATTTGCCGTTTTATCGCGCCATGCTGTTTACCGTAGCACCAATATTTTACCTGTATAGCAAACCATTATTGCAAGCGCAAATTGCTTACCGCCCATATCAGTTATTGCACGGCACGCCCGTATTGATAGCGCCGTTCCTTACTTACCAGATAGCCTTACCGCTGGCATTTGCAGTGGGTGCGGGTTATCTGGTACTGCTGGCGCGCAGTGTGTATGCATTGAGGGAAAACCGCAGTCGTTTTCGGGTGGAATTGGCTATGCTTGGTATGGTGTTCCTGATAGCCGTTATTGTTCTTTTCCTGGGGCTGATTTTACCGTTACTGGATGAGAAGATGTTCTTTATGTTGTACGCCAGCGCAATTGGCTGCGCATTTCTGCTGGTGAGTCTGGCGCTTAACTTTACACCACAGTTGTCGACCGAGGTTAAAGAAGCCGCGCGTGAAACCTATGCGGTTTCTACACTGGCAAATGTGGATTGCAATGAGGCGCTAAGCAAACTGGCAGCGCTGATGGAGCGAGAACGGCTGTTTGAATCGCCGGATATTGATTTGCCTACCTTGGCAACACATATGGCACTCACCAACCATCAGCTTTCAGAACTCATCAATGGTCAACTGGGTAAAGGTTTTTCACGCTATATCCGCGAATATCGAATTGAAGCAGCCAAAAAAATGCTGTTGACCGAGTTGTCTGCATCAATATTGTCGGTAGGTCTGAGCGTAGGATTTACGTCGCAATCTAATTTTTATGACGCCTTCCGTGACATAACCGGCATGACGCCGGGTCATTTCCGCAAAATTAACGCTAAATTTTTTCCAAAATGA
- a CDS encoding GNAT family N-acetyltransferase: MRKFIIHSASPSDAAVVSSMVQQLLEEIMRVTGSAHFHVDLPATVQRCERFLTQGMYAVFIALETDTNTPVGFISLTETCSLYAEGVFGIMPELYVQPAFRSSGVGELLLDAAKAYGRSKGWQRLEVTTPPLPEFDRTLAFYQRNDFEVAGGRKMKVLL, encoded by the coding sequence ATGCGCAAATTTATTATCCATTCAGCCAGCCCGAGTGATGCAGCAGTTGTTAGCAGCATGGTGCAGCAATTGCTGGAAGAAATCATGCGTGTAACCGGTAGCGCGCATTTTCATGTTGATCTACCGGCCACTGTGCAACGTTGTGAACGTTTCCTGACTCAAGGCATGTATGCCGTATTTATTGCGCTGGAAACCGACACAAATACACCCGTTGGATTCATTAGTCTTACCGAGACGTGCAGCCTGTATGCCGAGGGTGTCTTTGGTATCATGCCCGAGCTCTATGTGCAGCCAGCGTTTCGTAGCAGTGGTGTCGGTGAGTTGTTACTGGATGCGGCCAAAGCCTATGGGCGGAGCAAGGGCTGGCAGCGTCTGGAGGTGACTACGCCGCCATTGCCCGAATTTGATCGTACTTTGGCTTTCTATCAGCGCAATGATTTTGAAGTAGCCGGCGGTCGAAAAATGAAAGTGTTGCTCTAG
- a CDS encoding DUF2269 family protein, whose protein sequence is MTYMTLKYLHILSMVMLFGTGLGSAFYKWMADRSGNLAHIAVTNRHVVLADWIFTTPTVIFQPISGLWMVYLLNLPIITPWVATSLGLYLLAGACWVPVVWLQIRMRQLADIALQSATPLTDQYWRYARIWFWLGVPAFAAMLLVVLLMVFKFNWGG, encoded by the coding sequence ATGACTTACATGACTTTGAAATACCTGCACATATTGAGTATGGTCATGCTGTTCGGAACCGGGCTAGGCAGTGCGTTTTATAAATGGATGGCTGATCGCAGCGGCAATCTGGCGCATATAGCCGTGACTAACCGGCATGTCGTTCTGGCTGATTGGATTTTTACTACCCCGACGGTTATTTTCCAGCCAATCAGTGGTTTGTGGATGGTGTATTTGCTTAACCTTCCCATCATCACGCCGTGGGTGGCGACGAGTCTGGGACTTTATTTGCTGGCAGGAGCTTGCTGGGTGCCGGTAGTTTGGCTGCAAATACGCATGCGTCAACTCGCTGATATTGCATTGCAATCGGCTACTCCGCTGACAGATCAATACTGGCGCTATGCTCGCATCTGGTTCTGGCTAGGTGTACCTGCTTTTGCTGCAATGTTGCTGGTGGTTTTGTTAATGGTATTCAAATTCAATTGGGGAGGCTGA